One genomic region from Athalia rosae chromosome 3, iyAthRosa1.1, whole genome shotgun sequence encodes:
- the LOC105686436 gene encoding zinc finger protein Xfin-like: MRNTVAVSCFKMDDVVSIPNVENICRLCLSPDDPKSSIFDGDDSSVPLSCKIQACLAIQISSTDKLSTLICRRCITNVNQWHSYRESCLKAQDKLQQWQMQQMPIHTGLTIKQEPIDLDFETDQIETITDPLDMTHDEQNENDGVWALHITNEQSVQSEKEMEKQTKSEVACRRRTRSFGMPISPPTMPQESERNTTVSKPYCTIEVKDEPLQEDEYDSNIEIESVTGGEILPNPVAAICPTEDRVMEADSTQRSNSVTFKTKKKVKRGPHTHLRNKHQFRKKCVFCQINLHSKYSYGKHMERFHTPLPESEQIDNKANLKLAIKQKAQSTKSQSAAFQDEHRFFTNNLQEENSADELTSCNKDGDEEMIEDVEDEINKMDRNSETPLSQVQQNIIGQLKTYSCYSCKQVFPDRRTTLNHLRQHLPDLRPFTCVACLTQFSDRLIYKNHCYTSFECAMKIAIVEPKSGLEKYFTCNMCSKSVANRQELLNHLTSQHSDDQLANETPSSSNQTPAKMLRKDPTSTPAPLNWSHLHLPGPYVNGNPAFNLPCSLCGMIYKHKRNLLDHQTICSQRPASERTSYACVHCRMTFLLFRKYTSHLYSVHSTSEITCSLCRKKFNTPTDFLVHHKKNHPLEGGQVDGERASVNQENSLKEWNDYEEELHTNESRSSRQKYSCALCGQEFPTRTELGEHRNLHLKVKIYSCVICRSMFSSAGALEVHMKDHGIEDPAEQSAHTSYVEYEGAEDTKDIALLDNSRDSNSESGETCNICNKSFTSSANRKRHIANVHKNSKNRRKCTECRRVFTKKNAFEYHVRTEHKHPSTSSITCPMCPQTFTTRRNLNLHYETTHINQVDALHECDICGKQFKEDLSLKIHRGWHTRKTHRLISDVKGLNKSLPILQSQDIFNDSTVSVPKPARARKSFPNSPPSKPKPQLQCQVCDDKFIDVGDLRKHLWDVHCSRNKNEKNYTTSDLQCELCTHTLPDKPSLERHLEWHVENPILSDSKNGVKRKRYYTPRDLRTYPCEICGNFYTSRRSLLRHQKLHKVSTTAATRFQATVKKPLANQFPCNVCNKIFDTSIKLRKHRLYHLVNSAENKRDSIVEKPEFQCNLCSKYHTSKIDLQLHSAKNCPYRSQETSGPRIKRRKIISTVESNAPVHFEQPKPVPVSSKSNFNLSVGWRMKKMWNCSLCLKSFLGRSTLYKHQMSVHGKDAFRRAALLAKKKSVSKPLPSLESSRFPCTVCTKDFPTALSLKLHMSSLHKDSKPKSCNICGKTFSSNVGIRNHMQTHSTSTYSCNLCQRLFRTRQAVYMHVRRQHPDEYLIMEDEKSQLCSEIISKPEIPIPKTNVQTCFRCEYCDKSFDTNKGLRVHVKKSHSMHN, encoded by the exons ATGCGAAATACCGTTGCAGTCTCCTGTTTCAAAATGGATGATGTGGTGTCAATaccgaacgttgaaaatatctgCAGACTCTGTTTGTCGCCGGACGATCCAAAGTCCTCAATTTTTGATGGAGATGATTCGTCGGTGCCGCTTTCCTGCAAGATTCAAGCCTGCTTAGCTATTCAG ATCTCATCTACCGATAAATTATCGACGCTTATATGCCGACGATGCATAACAAATGTAAACCAATGGCATAGTTACAGAGAATCTTGCCTTAAAGCTCAAGACAAACTCCAACAGTGGCAGATGCAGCAGATGCCCATTCATACG GGACTAACCATAAAACAAGAGCCAATTGATCTAGATTTTGAAACAGATCAGATAGAAACCATAACAGATCCACTTGATATGACTCATGATGAGCAAAATGAA AACGATGGTGTATGGGCTCTGCATATTACCAACGAGCAATCAGTCCAATCTGagaaggaaatggaaaaacagaCAAAAAGTGAAGTCGCTTGCAGAAGAAGAACCAGGAGCTTTGGTATGCCAATATCTCCGCCAACTATGCCGCAGGAATCTGAAAGAAACACAACAGTCTCAAAACCCTACTGTACAATAGAAGTTAAAGATGAACCATTACAAGAAGATGAATATGATTCTAATATAGAAATTGAATCTGTAACGGGTGGTGAAATTTTGCCCAACCCTGTGGCTGCGATATGTCCTACCGAAGATAGAGTTATGGAAGCTGATTCTACGCAGAGGTCAAACTCTGTGACTTTCAAAActaagaaaaaagtgaaaagaggaCCTCATACGCATTTGCGGAACAAACACCagttcagaaaaaaatgtgttttCTGTCAAATAAATCTTCACTCCAAATATTCTTACGGAAAACACATGGAGAGGTTTCATACTCCTCTCCCTGAGTCCGAACAAATCGATAACAAGGCAAACTTGAAGTTGGCCATCAAACAGAAGGCTCAAAGTACAAAGTCTCAATCGGCAGCATTTCAAGATGAACACAGATTTTTCACGAATAATCTCCAAGAGGAGAATAGTGCCGATGAATTGACGAGCTGCAACAAAGATGGCGATGAAGAAATGATCGAGGATGTAGAAGATGAAATCAATAAAATGGACAGGAATTCAGAGACCCCCCTGTCCCAAGTCCAGCAAAATATCATCGGTCAACTGAAAACATACTCTTGTTATTCTTGCAAACAAGTTTTTCCTGATCGAAGAACTACCTTAAATCATCTCAGACAGCATTTACCAGACCTACGCCCATTCACCTGTGTGGCTTGTCTTACACAATTCTCAGATCGTTTGATTTACAAAAATCACTGTTATACTTCTTTTGAGTGCGCCATGAAGATAGCTATAGTTGAGCCAAAGTCTGGTTTAGAGAAATATTTCACTTGTAATATGTGCTCCAAGTCTGTGGCTAATAGACAAGAATTGTTGAACCATCTCACCTCGCAACATTCTGACGACCAACTCGCCAATGAAACACCATCATCCTCTAACCAAACTCCGGCAAAGATGTTGAGAAAAGACCCTACGTCGACACCTGCTCCTCTGAATTGGTCACACTTACATTTACCTGGTCCTTATGTAAATGGGAATCCCGCATTTAATCTTCCGTGTAGTTTATGCGGAATGATTTATAAACATAAACGAAATTTGTTGGATCATCAAACAATTTGTAGCCAACGTCCTGCAAGTGAACGAACCAGTTATGCTTGTGTACATTGCAGGATGACTTTTCTTCTATTCAGAAAGTATACCAGCCATTTGTATAGCGTACACAGTACAAGTGAAATTACCTGTTCACTTTgtcgtaaaaaattcaatacgcCAACTGATTTTTTGGTtcatcataaaaaaaatcatccgctTGAAGGCGGACAAGTTGACGGGGAAAGAGCTTCGGTTAACCAGGAAAATTCCCTGAAAGAGTGGAACGATTATGAGGAGGAGTTACATACGAATGAGTCGAGAAGTAGCAGGCAAAAGTACAGCTGTGCATTATGTGGTCAAGAGTTTCCAACTAGAACAGAACTAGGGGAGCACAGGAatctgcatttaaaagttaaAATATATTCGTGTGTCATTTGTCGTAGTATGTTCAGTAGCGCTGGGGCTCTAGAAGTTCACATGAAAGACCATGGTATTGAGGATCCCGCCGAACAAAGTGCTCATACTTCTTATGTGGAATACGAAGGGGCGGAAGACACCAAAGATATCGCTCTATTGGACAATTCACGCGACTCGAATTCTGAGTCCGGTGAAACATGTAACATTTGTAACAAGAGTTTCACAAGTTCTGCCAACCGGAAGAGACACATTGCAAACGTTCACAAGAACAGTAAAAACCGTCGAAAATGCACCGAATGCAGAAGAGTATTTACAAAGAAGAATGCGTTCGAATATCACGTCAGAACTGAACACAAGCATCCATCCACCTCCTCGATAACTTGCCCGATGTGTCCTCAAACATTCACGACTagaagaaatttgaatttgcaTTACGAAACTACTCACATAAATCAAGTCGATGCGTTGCATGAATGCGACATATGCGGAAAACAGTTCAAGGAAGATTTGTCTCTGAAAATTCACAGGGGGTGGCACACGCGAAAGACTCATAGATTGATCAGTGATGTCAAAGGTCTGAACAAGTCCCTACCCATACTACAGTCACAGGATATTTTTAACGACTCTACAGTATCCGTACCGAAACCTGCAAGAGCTAGAAAATCGTTTCCAAACTCGCCACCGTCGAAACCAAAACCTCAGTTACAGTGTCAAGTTTGCGACGACAAGTTCATTGACGTTGGTGatttgagaaaacaccttTGGGATGTTCATTGCTCTcgcaataaaaacgaaaaaaattatacaacaaGCGATCTGCAGTGCGAATTGTGTACTCATACGTTACCCGATAAACCCAGTTTGGAGAGACACTTGGAATGGCATGTGGAAAATCCTATATTGAGCGACTCTAAGAACGGTGTTAAGAGAAAGAGATATTACACGCCGAGAGACCTAAGAACCTACCCCTGCGAAATATGCGGTAACTTTTATACGTCTCGAAGAAGTTTATTGAGGCATCAAAAGCTACACAAAGTTAGTACCACTGCTGCTACACGGTTTCAAGCCACGGTAAAAAAACCGCTGGCTAATCAGTTCCCATGCAATGTTTGCAACAAGATATTCGACACTTCGATCAAACTTCGCAAGCATAGACTCTACCACCTTGTAAATTCCGCAGAAAACAAGCGTGATTCGATTGTTGAAAAACCGGAATTCCAGTGCAACCTCTGCTCCAAATATCATACTTCCAAAATAGATCTGCAGCTTCATTCGGCAAAGAATTGCCCCTATCGGTCCCAAGAAACATCAGGTCCTCGTATCAAACGTCGCAAAATCATATCGACTGTAGAAAGCAATGCCCCTGTTCATTTTGAGCAGCCAAAACCTGTACCTGTATcttcaaaatcaaatttcaacctctcCGTTGGCTGGCGTATGAAAAAGATGTGGAATTGCAGCCTTTGtctaaaatcatttcttggaaGGAGCACTTTGTACAAGCATCAAATGTCTGTTCACGGAAAAGATGCATTTCGTCGGGCAGCATTGCTTGCAAAAAAGAAGTCAGTTTCTAAACCCCTTCCGTCGTTGGAGTCTAGCCGTTTTCCATGCACTGTATGCACCAAGGATTTTCCTACCGCTTTGAGCCTGAAGCTTCATATGTCATCACTTCACAAAGATTCAAAACCAAAAAGCTGCAACATTTGTGGTAAAACTTTCAGCAGCAACGTGGGCATAAGAAATCATATGCAGACACACTCTACCAGTACTTACAGTTGCAACCTATGCCAACGATTATTCCGTACGCGTCAAGCTGTTTACATGCACGTTAGGCGTCAGCATCCAGATGAATATCTAATAatggaagacgaaaaaagtcaGTTATGTTccgaaataatttccaaaCCTGAAATTCCCATTCCTAAAACTAACGTGCAGACATGTTTTCGTTGTGAGTATTGTGATAAGAGCTTTGACACTAACAAGGGGTTGAGAGTTCATGTTAAGAAAAGTCATTCCATGCATAACTAG